In Dendropsophus ebraccatus isolate aDenEbr1 chromosome 14, aDenEbr1.pat, whole genome shotgun sequence, the following proteins share a genomic window:
- the LOC138772609 gene encoding cyclin-dependent kinase 5 activator 1-like encodes MGTVLSVSPSYRKAGLFEGSSSSVAHYTAVQNSKNGKSLKRHSFISVLPWKRLVAVSSKKRQPKKGQTNGSYQSNVTHLNSENLKKSLSPSNLSSFTQDSKDSITKDSVSSGSKSAQQQQVHSSPKRVVVQASTSELLRCLGEFLCRRCYKLKHLSPTEPVLWLRSVDRSLLLQGWQDQGFITPANVVFLYMLCRDVISSELNSEQELQASLLTCVYLSYSYMGNEISYPLKPFLVESSKEAFWDRCLSVIGLMSPKMLRINADPQYFTQIFADLKAEGGQEEKSRLLIGLDR; translated from the coding sequence ATGGGGACTGTCCTCTCGGTGTCCCCAAGCTACCGCAAGGCAGGACTCTTTGAAGGGAGCTCCTCAAGTGTGGCCCATTACACTGCCGTCCAGAATAGCAAGAATGGAAAATCCCTGAAGAGACATTCTTTTATCTCCGTCTTGCCCTGGAAGAGACTTGTGGCGGTCTCGTCTAAGAAGAGACAGCCGAAGAAGGGTCAAACCAATGGTAGTTACCAGAGTAATGTTACTCATCTCAATAGTGAGAATCTGAAAAAGTCTTTGTCTCCTTCAAACCTTTCGAGCTTCACGCAAGACTCGAAAGATTCCATCACTAAAGACTCTGTGTCCTCTGgtagcaagtctgctcaacagcAGCAAGTACACTCATCTCCAAAGCGAGTGGTGGTGCAGGCATCCACCAGTGAGCTGCTGCGGTGTCTAGGGGAGTTCCTATGTCGAAGGTGTTACAAACTCAAGCATCTTTCCCCGACAGAGCCTGTTCTATGGCTAAGAAGTGTTGACAGATCTCTTCTCCTCCAAGGGTGGCAGGATCAGGGCTTCATCACCCCAGCCAACGTGGTCTTTCTTTACATGCTTTGTCGAGACGTCATATCTTCTGAACTAAACAGTGAACAGGAACTCCAGGCTTCTTTGTTAACTTGTGTCTATCTATCCTATTCCTATATGGGAAATGAGATCTCCTACCCACTCAAGCCCTTCCTTGTGGAGAGCTCAAAGGAGGCCTTCTGGGACCGTTGCCTTTCTGTCATTGGACTTATGAGCCCAAAGATGCTGCGCATCAATGCTGACCCCCAATATTTCACTCAGATCTTTGCCGACCTTAAAGCTGAAGGTGGACAAGAGGAGAAGAGCCGGCTGCTGATTGGGTTGGATCGGTGA